Within the Bacillus mesophilus genome, the region CTTGAATGTATATCGATCTAGCATAACTAAACGAGATACCCCTTTATGTGTAATGTTCATATCCTCAGTAATTGGGTGTACCTGTGGGAAAGCACGAATATCCTCATTTAATCTTTCTACATTAATTTTGATCGTTTTTTTAAGCGCAACAGTCAACTCTCACATCTCCCTTATATAAGAAACTATTCGAGTTATCTCTTTCTAGTTAAAAACTCGAATTTTCGATATTGATACCTTATCATATTTTAATTAAAAATATCAATATATAGTGTGTATATTATTTTCGACAATACTACATATTGTGATTGATGCAAATATAAAATATTTTGTCAAAAATAAAAAAAACGATATAAAAGAGATAGGATGAGAAAATTGACGAATATTGATTGATATTGATTAATTTTGAGCTTTTTTAATCCTTGCAATCTGCTGAATCGAAATTTCTGATAGTAAGTTAATTAAAGAATGTAGGCAAAACTGATAAAAATGATTAACATCTGTCTCAGTAAGCCCAACAAAAAATGTCCCTCATCATATTGATGAAGGACAACAACTTAAAAATAATAGCAACTCTTCCTTATCTTCTAAAATTCCAGTCATCACTTTCATATTTGGTCTTTGCAATCTCTTCTACTTCGGCTCGTTCCTGGGGTGATAACTCATAAGGAACGAGTTCAATCTGTAGCCCTTTTTCAAATCCTTGCTTAAAGGCATCAACTGCCTCCTCTATAGAAACAGGAGTTTCACGTAAAGCATTAATAGTAACTGCCTTATTTTTGAAGTTTTTCTGCATTCTTTCCTTCACTCGTTCATTTGAGTACTTAAATAAATTGAATAGTAAATCCTCGTCTAGATCTAGTAAGATTGCACCGTGTTGTAAAATGACTCCCTTTTGCCTAGTCTGGGCACTTCCAGCCACTTTGCGTCCTTCTACGACTAGCTCGTACCAGGAAGGTGCGTCAAAACAAACTGCCGATCTCGGATTTTTCAAGCTCTCTTTTTCATCATCTGTCATTGGAACCGCAAAATAAGCATCTAGCCCTAAAAGCTTGAATCCTTCTAAAACGCCTTCAGAAATTACCCGGTATGCTTCTGTAACTGTTTTAGGCATCCCAGGATAATCCTCAGATACAATTACACTATATGTAAGCTCCTGATCGTGTAGGACACCACGTCCACCAGTTGGTCTTCTTACAAATCCAAGATTATGTTTTCGAACCATTTCTAAATCTATTTCCTTGTCTACCTTTTGAAAGTACCCAATCGATAGTGTTGCTGGATCCCAACCATAAAATCGAATCGTCGGAGGAATTAATCCCTTACTGTGCCAGTCTAACAAGGCTTCATCTAAAGCCATATTGAATGAAGGAGAACCACTTCCCGAATAGATATACCGCCATTGATTTTTTTCCATATTCAACCCTCTTTACTTTAGTCATGCCTTGTATTAGTCTATCAAAGTTAATCAAATTTTTAAAAGAAAATATAAAAGTGCTTTGAATCTTATGACTACCCTACTATAATAGAGAGGGAAAAAGAAAACCAAAAGTACCTGAAGCTGGTGCTAAGCAAGAGACTAGTGATAATGTTATACTATATTTTTACAGATAAAAAGGGGTCGATATTGATGCTAGCAGCTTTGTTGATATTACTTGGAGCAATTATTGCTTATTCCGTTTTTACTTTTTTATATCAAAGAAAGATTTTAAAGACTTTAACAGAAGAACAGTTTAGAGAAGGTTATCGTAAAGCACAATTAATTGACGTTCGCGAGACAAAGGAATTTGAAGGTGGACATATTCTTGGATCACGTAACATCCCTTTATCTCAACTAAGAATGCGCCATAAAGAGATAAGACCAGACAAGCCCGTGTATTTATACTGTCAAAATGGGATTCGCAGTGGTCGTGCTGCAGCCGTTCTAAGAAGAAAAGGCGTGAAGGATCTGTATCAGCTAAAAGGTGGATATAGATTATGGGGCGGTAAAATAAAAAAGGGTAAATAAAATAATCGGCTAAAATAGATTCTTGAAATCAAGGATCTATTTTTTTTGTTAATTAACGTACGTAGCCCTATCTAAAAACTGTAATCACTTTTTAATGTAAAAGGAGGAAATGAGCTATTTATGTAGTATTATACATATATTATAAATCTTTCTGGAAAACATTAGGCGGTGTAAGCATGACAGTAGAAGAAAGACTTTGTGAATATTTAGAAGCTCATTACGAAGAATTTTTACTAAGATGGTCAAGTACTATCCTTATATCTAATTCTGATCCATATAAAGATATTTTAATCTCCAACGGCCAGAGAATGTTTGAGCTCATCACTGCTTTTTTAAGAAATGAATTCAATGAAGACCAACTTAAGATGCTAGCATTTAAGGTGGCAGAAGAAAGAGCACACGCTGGGGTTAATATTGGTGAATTTATCTATAATGTAAATACAGGACGAAGTGAAATCTTTAAACATCTTGATGACTCCCAGATTCCGTTAAATGAACTTCAACCGATTATCAATCATATTAATACCTGGTTTGATGAATTTATTTATCATGCTGTGAAGAAATATACAGATATAAAAGATCAGGACTTAAATGAGAAGAAATCATTTATTAAACAAACTCACCAAGATCGTCTAACCCTATTAGGTCAGATGGCCTCTAGCTTTGTTCATGAATTTAGGAATCCACTTACATCGATTACTGGATTTATCAAGCTACTACAAAGAGAAAACCCTAACCTTGACTATTTAGATGTGATTCAACACGAGCTGGAGCAATTAAATTATCAAATTTCTCAATTTCTACTAGTGTCTAAAAAAGAGGTGATTGGGAAGGAAAAAGAAATCGTTTCCTTTGAAAATCTAGTAAAGGAAGTGGAAATGTTTCTTTACCCTACCATCGTTGATAATAATGTTGTAGTAGATGTAGAAGTAGAACCAGATCTCAAGGTTATGGGGTATCGTGATGAATTTCGTCAGGTACTACTAAATATTCTAATGAATTCCATTGATGCTTTAAAACTAGTTTTGCACGATAAACAAATTAAGATTCATGGGTATACCATTGACGACCGTGTTTTCCTAGCCATTCATAATAATGGTCCTAGCATTCCTTCGGATAAAATCATTTCTATTTTTGAGCCGTTTATTACTGAAAAAAAGCTAGGGACAGGACTAGGTTTATTCGTCTGCAAGCAAATTGTAGAGAAACATGATGGAGAAATCTCCTGTACCTCTACTCACGAGCGTACTTCATTTATTATTCAGTTAAATTCCTTATCTACTAAAGAATCAAGTATAAAAAAACCTCATCTACAAGGGTAGATGAGGTTTTTTACTTCATTATTGCTTTTCAAAGCGTAAGATTGGCTTTCTTGCTGCTGTTGTTTCGTCTAGACGTTTAACCACCGTGTAATGAGGTGCTTCCTGAACAATTTCAGGATTTTCTTCAGCTTCTTTTGCAATTTGAATCATGATGTTTATAAATTCATCCAATGTTTCCTTTGACTCTGTTTCTGTCGGTTCAATCATAATCGCCTCTTCCACATTCAATGGGAAGTAGATGGTAGGCGGATGATATCCAAAGTCTAATAGACGTTTTGCTATATCCAGAGTACGAACGCCAAGCTTCTTTTGTCTTCTTCCAGATAAAACGAACTCATGCTTACAATGCTGCTTATATGGTAAATCATAGAATGGCTCAAGACGTCTCATCATATAGTTCGCATTTAATACTGCATATTCAGTAACAGCCTTTAATCCATCTGGACCCATTGATCGAATATAAGTATAGGCGCGAACATTAATTCCAAAGTTACCATAGAACGGCTTTACTCTTCCGATTGATTGTGGACGATTGTAATCAAAATGATAACCCGTATCTGTTTTAACTAGTACTGGCTTTGGTAAATATGGAATAAGATCCTCTTTTACTCCAACTGGTCCAGAACCTGGGCCGCCTCCGCCATGTGGTCCTGTAAAGGTCTTATGAAGATTTAAATGTACGACATCAAAGCCCATATCTCCAGGTCGTGCTTTGCTTAATACAGCATTCAAGTTAGCTCCATCATAATATAGCTTTCCTCCAGCATCATGGATAATGCTAGCCATCTCTAAGATGTGCTGTTCAAACAATCCTAACGTATTTGGATTAGTCAGCATAAGCGCTGCTACATCAGAGTCAACGACTCTCTTTAAGTCCTCTAAATCAACTAGACCATTCTCATCAGACTTTACAGTTATTGTTTCAAGACCCGCTACCGTTGCAGAAGCTGGATTCGTTCCATGTGCTGAATCGGGTACAATGACCTTTGTTCGGTTGAAGTCTCCATTTGCCTCATGATAAGCACGGATCATCATTAACCCCGTCCATTCTCCATGTGCACCTGCAGCTGGTTGAAGAGTAACCTCATCCATCCCAGTGATTTCTTTTAAATGCTCCTGAAGGTCAAATAATAATTCCATCGCACCTTGAGCCGTTTCTTCTTCTTGAAGTGGATGAACATGTGCAAAACCAGCAATTCTTGCAACATTTTCATTGATTTTAGGATTATATTTCATCGTACAAGATCCTAATGGATAAAATCCTGAATCAACACCATGGTTTCTTCTTGATAAAGCTGTGTAATGTCTCATAATATCTAACTCTGATACCTCAGGAAGATCCGCATCTTCTGTACGAAGGTAATCAGATGGAATAACTTCTTCTAAACTTACTTCCTCAACATCTAATTCTGGAAGGCTATAACCGACACGACCAGACTTGCTTAATTCAAAAATAAGTGGTTGGTTTTCGTTATGCATGACAATCCCCCAATTCCTTTACAAATCGGTCAATCTCGTCCTTCGTTCTTAACTCAGTAATAGCCACAAGCATATGGTTGGCTAACCGCTTGTCATCTCTTTCTAAATCATATCCACCGATTAGTCCTTTTTCAGCTAACTGAAGGTTAGCTTTTCTAACTGAAACTGGAAGCTTTACAACAAACTCATTGAAGAAAGGACCAGAAAATGCGATTTCATAACCAGCTTTTTCAAATGCACGTTTTGCGTACTGTGCCTTTTGAATATTTTGAGTAGCAATTTCCTTTATTCCCTTTTTGCCTAATGCTGTCATTGCAACTGATGCAGCTAATGCGTTTAATGCTTGATTAGAGCAGATATTTGAAGTTGCCTTATCACGTCTAATATGTTGTTCACGCGCTTGAAGTGTTAATACAAAGCCACGGCGTCCTTCTTCATCAGTTGTCTGCCCTACTAAACGTCCTGGAACCTTTCTCATTAACTTAGTAGAAACAGCAAAATACCCACAATGCGGCCCACCAAATTGAGTTGGAATTCCAAACGGTTGAGCATCCCCAACCACAATATCCGCACCAAATTTACCAGGTGGTGTTAACGCTCCTAATGATAACGGATTACTTGAAACGATAAACATTCCTTTATGCTGATGAGCAATCACTTCAATCTCCTTGAGAGGCTCAATTTGACCAAAGAAATTTGGATATTGAACAACTACAGCTGCAACGTCTTCATTCATTTGTTCTTTTAGTGCTTCTAAATCCGTAACTCCGTTTGTTACTGGGATCTCAATTACCTCTAAACGTTGACCTGTTGCATACGTTTGTAGAACAGCACGAGACTCAGGATGAACTGCCCCGGAAACTAGAATCTTCTTATTTCTTGTTTGTCCTGCGCTTAAGGTTGCTGCTTCTGCCAAAGCTGTTCCACCATCATACATAGATGAGTTGGCGACATCCATTCCAGTAAGCTCACAAATCATCGTCTGGAATTCAAATATAGCTTGAAGCTCCCCTTGAGAGATTTCTGGTTGGTAAGGAGTATAAGCAGTATAGAATTCAGAACGAGAAATCACATGATCAACGATTACTGGAATGTAATGATCATATACACCAGCACCTAAAAAAGAAGGATTATCTTTAATATTCATGCTCTTGTTTGCTAATTCAGTCAGTTCCTTTAGTAAGGCAGTTTCAGATTTAGCCTGCTTAATCTTGTATTCACCTTTAAATCTTACACTTTCAGGGATATCTTGGAATAGCTCATCAACAGAATCAACACCAATAGCTTGTAGCATTTCCTGTTGATCTTGCTCTGTCATCGGTAAATAGCGATGCTTCATTTTGGTTCCTCCCGTTTACTTTTTTGGACGCTTATAGAATGGAGTTGATACTACTTTTGCTTTTAATTTCTTTGATCGAATTTGTACTTCTACTTCTGTATCTAAGCTTGTAAATGATTGATCTAGTATAGCTAAACCAATATTTCTTTTAAGTGTTGGTGATTGAGTTCCTGTAGTGACAAAACCAATTTGGTTGTCTCCGTCAAAAACCTCATAGCCATGACGAGGAATTCCTTTGTCAATCATTTCAATACCTACTAGCTTCCTAGAAAGACCCTCTTCCTTTTGCTTGAGAAGTGTCTCTTTACCAAAAAAGTCTGCTTCTTTTTGAAGCTTTACAGCAAATCCAATGCCAGCTTCAAGCGGAGTTATATCTTTTGATAGCTCTTGACCATATAAAGCGAGATTCGCTTCAAAGCGGAGAGTATCACGTGCTCCAAGCCCACACGGAAGAATCCCTTCATTTGAGCCAGTCTCTAAGATCTTATGCCAAAGAGTAGTTGCGTCATTAGTGTTGCAATAGATCTCAAAACCGTCCTCACCTGTGTATCCAGTACGTGATACCAACGCCTTTAGTCCATCAAGTTCAACATCTTCCTTGAAGCTGAAGAAGCCAATTTCATTTAATGGTGTTGTCGTCATTTTTTGTAGGATCGTTTCTGCTAAAGGACCTTGTATCGCTAACTGTGCAGTAAGCTCTGATACATTAGTAAGCTCTACTTCCCCAAATAAATGAGACTGAAGCCATTCAAAGTCTTTGTCAATATTTGAAGCATTTACAACAAGTAAATAGTCCTGATCTGCTCTTTTATAAATAAGTAAATCATCGACAGTTCCACCGTTTTCATAACACATTGCTGTATATTGTGCTTTTCCATCTACAAGTTTTGAGACATCATTTGTCATCATCTTTTGTAAGAAATCTAAACTTCCAGGGCCTTTTACTTCAAATTCCCCCATATGAGAAACATCAAATAATCCTGCGCGCTCTCGAACGGCTTCATGCTCTTCTTTAATACTTGAAAATTGAACGGGAAGCTCCCACCCACCAAAGTCTATCGTTTTTCCTCCATATTCTTTGTAGGCTTCGAATAAAGGTGTACGCTTAAGCTGGGACATACTGTTCCTCCTTTGTATATGTAACCAAGTTTTTCAATAGCCATAAAGCAAAATAATGTTCAGTCTATATGTCTCCCGTTCTCTTATCTTGCTCAAAAAGACAAAAAAAGGACAGAGATATCCATATAAAATGAATAGTCTCTGTCCTGGCACCTGAAAGTTTTGCGTTAGCATTTCCTCTTTGGTGGTTCATCTGATAGGCGTTATGAACTCTCTCCAGAGTAGCGTCAAACAAGAGTCTTTTTGCCTGAGAGATTCACGATATTTTTCGCTTGCTCCTTCGGCGCTACTGGTAAAACTTTTAACAAAAAATACACGTCATTTTTGTGATTTGTACTTTCTGTATACTAGTAGTCTCTCCTCTAGTTCTCATTCGCTCATATAATTTTGTTAATTTATGGCTATACTATCTAAAAAGCGAAGTTTTTTCTACTAAAAACTATATTTATCCTACCATTAAAACTAGCCTAAGGGCAATACACTTTCATGGCAAAAGCTAACTATTTTTGCTTGTTATGTATTTTTGTTCGAGTTTAGATAATAAATGGATTTTTATGATCATTTCATATAGGAAATTTGCATGAATTTAATAGGAAAGGATTGTGTTTGATGCAGCACGTCGAGGTCATATTTGATGAGACATGGGAAGAAGAATTTTATAAACGCTTTGAAGATGATGGTCCGTGGGCGCAATGGGATCTTTATAAGCTGGCTTATGAAATCGAGCAGCATCTTGCAATTCCTGAATTTGAAGGATTACAAGCCCCCAAGCATTTACCAAACTTAGAACCACTACCACATCA harbors:
- a CDS encoding lipoate--protein ligase family protein, whose protein sequence is MEKNQWRYIYSGSGSPSFNMALDEALLDWHSKGLIPPTIRFYGWDPATLSIGYFQKVDKEIDLEMVRKHNLGFVRRPTGGRGVLHDQELTYSVIVSEDYPGMPKTVTEAYRVISEGVLEGFKLLGLDAYFAVPMTDDEKESLKNPRSAVCFDAPSWYELVVEGRKVAGSAQTRQKGVILQHGAILLDLDEDLLFNLFKYSNERVKERMQKNFKNKAVTINALRETPVSIEEAVDAFKQGFEKGLQIELVPYELSPQERAEVEEIAKTKYESDDWNFRR
- a CDS encoding rhodanese-like domain-containing protein, which codes for MLAALLILLGAIIAYSVFTFLYQRKILKTLTEEQFREGYRKAQLIDVRETKEFEGGHILGSRNIPLSQLRMRHKEIRPDKPVYLYCQNGIRSGRAAAVLRRKGVKDLYQLKGGYRLWGGKIKKGK
- a CDS encoding histidine kinase N-terminal domain-containing protein, which translates into the protein MTVEERLCEYLEAHYEEFLLRWSSTILISNSDPYKDILISNGQRMFELITAFLRNEFNEDQLKMLAFKVAEERAHAGVNIGEFIYNVNTGRSEIFKHLDDSQIPLNELQPIINHINTWFDEFIYHAVKKYTDIKDQDLNEKKSFIKQTHQDRLTLLGQMASSFVHEFRNPLTSITGFIKLLQRENPNLDYLDVIQHELEQLNYQISQFLLVSKKEVIGKEKEIVSFENLVKEVEMFLYPTIVDNNVVVDVEVEPDLKVMGYRDEFRQVLLNILMNSIDALKLVLHDKQIKIHGYTIDDRVFLAIHNNGPSIPSDKIISIFEPFITEKKLGTGLGLFVCKQIVEKHDGEISCTSTHERTSFIIQLNSLSTKESSIKKPHLQG
- the gcvPB gene encoding aminomethyl-transferring glycine dehydrogenase subunit GcvPB, giving the protein MHNENQPLIFELSKSGRVGYSLPELDVEEVSLEEVIPSDYLRTEDADLPEVSELDIMRHYTALSRRNHGVDSGFYPLGSCTMKYNPKINENVARIAGFAHVHPLQEEETAQGAMELLFDLQEHLKEITGMDEVTLQPAAGAHGEWTGLMMIRAYHEANGDFNRTKVIVPDSAHGTNPASATVAGLETITVKSDENGLVDLEDLKRVVDSDVAALMLTNPNTLGLFEQHILEMASIIHDAGGKLYYDGANLNAVLSKARPGDMGFDVVHLNLHKTFTGPHGGGGPGSGPVGVKEDLIPYLPKPVLVKTDTGYHFDYNRPQSIGRVKPFYGNFGINVRAYTYIRSMGPDGLKAVTEYAVLNANYMMRRLEPFYDLPYKQHCKHEFVLSGRRQKKLGVRTLDIAKRLLDFGYHPPTIYFPLNVEEAIMIEPTETESKETLDEFINIMIQIAKEAEENPEIVQEAPHYTVVKRLDETTAARKPILRFEKQ
- the gcvPA gene encoding aminomethyl-transferring glycine dehydrogenase subunit GcvPA, with product MKHRYLPMTEQDQQEMLQAIGVDSVDELFQDIPESVRFKGEYKIKQAKSETALLKELTELANKSMNIKDNPSFLGAGVYDHYIPVIVDHVISRSEFYTAYTPYQPEISQGELQAIFEFQTMICELTGMDVANSSMYDGGTALAEAATLSAGQTRNKKILVSGAVHPESRAVLQTYATGQRLEVIEIPVTNGVTDLEALKEQMNEDVAAVVVQYPNFFGQIEPLKEIEVIAHQHKGMFIVSSNPLSLGALTPPGKFGADIVVGDAQPFGIPTQFGGPHCGYFAVSTKLMRKVPGRLVGQTTDEEGRRGFVLTLQAREQHIRRDKATSNICSNQALNALAASVAMTALGKKGIKEIATQNIQKAQYAKRAFEKAGYEIAFSGPFFNEFVVKLPVSVRKANLQLAEKGLIGGYDLERDDKRLANHMLVAITELRTKDEIDRFVKELGDCHA
- the gcvT gene encoding glycine cleavage system aminomethyltransferase GcvT; amino-acid sequence: MSQLKRTPLFEAYKEYGGKTIDFGGWELPVQFSSIKEEHEAVRERAGLFDVSHMGEFEVKGPGSLDFLQKMMTNDVSKLVDGKAQYTAMCYENGGTVDDLLIYKRADQDYLLVVNASNIDKDFEWLQSHLFGEVELTNVSELTAQLAIQGPLAETILQKMTTTPLNEIGFFSFKEDVELDGLKALVSRTGYTGEDGFEIYCNTNDATTLWHKILETGSNEGILPCGLGARDTLRFEANLALYGQELSKDITPLEAGIGFAVKLQKEADFFGKETLLKQKEEGLSRKLVGIEMIDKGIPRHGYEVFDGDNQIGFVTTGTQSPTLKRNIGLAILDQSFTSLDTEVEVQIRSKKLKAKVVSTPFYKRPKK